In Ignatzschineria indica, a single window of DNA contains:
- the tatA gene encoding Sec-independent protein translocase subunit TatA: MGSFSIWHWAILLVVVLLVFGTAKLKNAGKDLGSAVKGFKDAVKDGEKEAKENATPQNLENKKADTQVKDESVVDEQKNSRVE, translated from the coding sequence ATGGGTTCATTTAGTATTTGGCACTGGGCGATTCTTCTTGTTGTCGTACTTTTAGTCTTTGGTACTGCAAAATTAAAAAATGCAGGAAAAGATCTTGGAAGTGCAGTAAAAGGCTTTAAAGATGCAGTTAAAGATGGTGAGAAAGAGGCGAAAGAGAACGCTACACCCCAAAATTTAGAGAATAAAAAAGCAGATACTCAAGTGAAGGATGAGAGCGTTGTTGATGAGCAGAAGAATAGTCGTGTGGAGTAA
- the cfa gene encoding cyclopropane fatty acyl phospholipid synthase, producing the protein MSSIKKKASNLTEWKRIAQDLLDQAGIEINGSRPYDIQIHNDHFYQRVLEEGSIGLGESYMDGWWDCEKLDLFFTKVMRAKLDEKLPSNFKDILKILFARLRNLQSKKRAWIVGEEHYDLGNDLFTAMLDPYMQYSCGYWAEATTLEAAQQAKLDLICRKLQLEPGMKLLDIGCGWGGLSAYAAEHYGVSVTGVTISKEQQKLAQARCQSLDVEIILEDYRDLNGAFDRIVSVGMFEHVGPKNYRKYFEVAHRNLKEDGLFLLHTIGSNNNQYNVDPWIEKYIFPNGELPSIQKIANASQGKFVMEDWHNFGADYDRTLMAWAERFLEHWPELEANYSPRFKRMFIYYLMACAGAFRARSIQLWQILWSPLGVEGGIRVAR; encoded by the coding sequence ATGAGCAGCATTAAGAAAAAAGCGAGTAATCTTACTGAATGGAAACGTATCGCTCAAGATCTACTAGATCAGGCGGGTATCGAGATTAATGGAAGTCGTCCCTACGATATTCAGATCCATAATGATCATTTCTATCAGCGAGTCCTGGAAGAGGGATCTATTGGCCTCGGAGAGAGCTATATGGATGGCTGGTGGGATTGTGAGAAGCTCGATCTTTTCTTTACAAAGGTGATGCGTGCAAAACTCGATGAAAAGTTGCCGAGTAATTTTAAAGATATCTTAAAGATCCTCTTCGCGCGTTTACGCAATTTACAGAGTAAAAAGCGTGCTTGGATTGTAGGAGAGGAGCATTATGATCTGGGAAATGATCTCTTTACGGCGATGCTCGATCCTTATATGCAATACTCTTGTGGCTATTGGGCGGAAGCGACAACTTTGGAAGCGGCACAGCAGGCAAAATTAGATCTGATCTGCCGAAAGTTACAACTTGAGCCGGGCATGAAGCTCCTTGATATCGGTTGTGGTTGGGGCGGTCTTTCTGCTTATGCTGCAGAGCACTATGGCGTTTCTGTAACGGGAGTGACGATTTCTAAAGAGCAGCAGAAGTTAGCGCAAGCGCGTTGTCAATCACTCGATGTTGAGATTATTTTAGAAGATTATCGCGATCTCAATGGCGCGTTTGATCGGATTGTTTCAGTTGGTATGTTTGAGCATGTCGGCCCTAAAAACTATCGTAAATATTTTGAAGTGGCACACCGTAATCTCAAAGAGGATGGTCTCTTTCTTCTTCATACTATCGGTTCTAATAACAACCAATACAATGTTGATCCATGGATTGAGAAGTATATCTTCCCCAATGGTGAGCTTCCCTCGATCCAAAAAATTGCAAATGCCAGTCAAGGCAAGTTTGTGATGGAAGATTGGCACAATTTTGGTGCAGATTATGATCGTACCTTAATGGCATGGGCAGAGCGATTTTTAGAGCATTGGCCAGAGTTAGAGGCCAACTATTCTCCCCGTTTTAAGCGAATGTTTATTTACTACCTTATGGCTTGTGCTGGTGCATTTAGAGCAAGAAGTATTCAGTTATGGCAGATTCTCTGGAGTCCATTGGGTGTTGAAGGGGGGATTCGCGTTGCCCGTTAA
- the gpmI gene encoding 2,3-bisphosphoglycerate-independent phosphoglycerate mutase, whose protein sequence is MMSRPKPIVLTILDGWGFRNEVENNAIAAANTPHWDHLREVGAVTFIKTSGEAVGLPDGQMGNSEVGHMNIGAGRVVNQDFTRITQDLRSGEFDNNPIFNEVMEDLVTKERALHIFGLLSPGGVHSDEKHIFALIRLAAKRGVEKIYLHAFLDGRDMPPQSATPSLEKAEALFKELGRGRIATIIGRYYAMDRDSRWDRVEKAYDLVSQGIGEYRAATAEEGLQNAYARGEHDEFVKATVIQDAVKMVDGDAVIFMNFRSDRARELSYPFVEDDFAGFTPKYRPKLSHFVSLTQYKEGLNTEIAYPPLELNNGLGEVLAKEGYTQLRIAETEKYPHVTFFFNGGEEKVFQGEERILVNSPKVATYDLQPEMSAPEVTERLVEAIESEKFDVIICNYANPDMVGHTGVFEAIVKAIEAVDTGLGKVYEAVKKVGGEMLVTADHGNAEQTWDEKTNQPHTAHTTTPVPLIYVGRKATLEPDGALCDLAPTILYLLGAEQPEEMTGKNLIHFQK, encoded by the coding sequence ATAATGTCTAGACCAAAACCGATTGTGCTCACCATTCTTGATGGCTGGGGATTTCGTAACGAAGTTGAAAATAATGCCATTGCAGCAGCAAATACCCCGCATTGGGATCATCTACGGGAAGTGGGCGCCGTCACTTTCATTAAAACCTCAGGGGAAGCGGTAGGATTGCCCGATGGACAAATGGGTAACTCAGAAGTGGGCCATATGAATATCGGCGCTGGGCGTGTTGTTAATCAAGATTTCACCCGCATTACGCAAGATCTACGTAGTGGTGAATTTGATAATAACCCCATCTTCAATGAAGTGATGGAAGATCTTGTTACTAAAGAGCGCGCGCTCCATATCTTTGGACTACTCTCTCCCGGCGGCGTTCACTCTGATGAGAAGCATATCTTCGCGCTGATTCGTCTTGCGGCAAAACGGGGTGTTGAGAAGATCTATCTCCATGCCTTTCTCGATGGTCGCGATATGCCCCCACAATCGGCAACCCCTTCTCTTGAAAAAGCAGAAGCACTCTTTAAAGAGCTTGGTCGTGGTCGTATTGCAACAATCATTGGCCGCTACTATGCAATGGATCGCGATAGTCGCTGGGATCGTGTTGAAAAAGCTTACGATCTGGTAAGTCAGGGGATTGGCGAGTACCGAGCAGCTACGGCTGAAGAAGGGTTACAAAATGCCTATGCCCGTGGTGAACATGATGAGTTTGTCAAGGCGACTGTTATTCAAGATGCGGTCAAAATGGTCGATGGGGATGCCGTAATCTTTATGAATTTCCGCTCAGATCGTGCGCGCGAATTGAGTTATCCTTTTGTAGAAGATGATTTTGCCGGCTTTACCCCCAAGTATCGCCCTAAACTCTCACATTTTGTCTCTTTGACACAATATAAAGAGGGGCTCAATACAGAGATTGCCTATCCTCCATTAGAACTCAATAATGGTCTTGGAGAAGTCTTAGCAAAAGAGGGTTATACCCAGCTACGTATTGCCGAGACAGAGAAGTACCCACATGTCACCTTCTTCTTCAATGGTGGTGAGGAGAAAGTCTTTCAGGGAGAAGAGCGAATCTTAGTGAACTCTCCTAAAGTTGCAACATATGACCTTCAGCCTGAAATGAGTGCGCCCGAGGTGACAGAGCGACTTGTCGAGGCGATCGAATCTGAGAAGTTTGATGTGATCATCTGTAACTATGCAAATCCTGATATGGTGGGTCATACCGGTGTCTTTGAAGCAATTGTGAAAGCGATTGAAGCGGTAGATACCGGCTTAGGCAAGGTTTATGAGGCCGTTAAAAAAGTGGGGGGCGAGATGTTAGTGACCGCCGATCACGGTAATGCCGAACAAACATGGGATGAGAAGACTAATCAGCCACACACGGCACATACCACAACGCCGGTGCCACTCATCTATGTTGGCCGTAAAGCAACATTAGAACCCGATGGTGCGCTCTGTGATCTTGCGCCAACGATTCTCTATCTCTTAGGCGCAGAGCAGCCGGAAGAGATGACGGGGAAAAACCTGATCCATTTCCAAAAATAG
- a CDS encoding S41 family peptidase, protein MKRALSSTLLLSTLLSASFIPYAYAEEEAAVEVLPITIISTPDNDKPKEKHSPVNTSAQKSHETIDLISTPAEPSIPVDDLRRFIEVFDELKRNYVDELSDATLIQNAIMGMLSNLDPHSKYYSAEQFQKIKNETSGKESSIGITLRAESREDQSKGAMIIKTIAPNSPAEKAGLQIGDRIVTIDQTPTDQLSIAQAEQLLQGVKGSTVQLEFFHKGELKERQIVRADITLPSLTKARRYGQFAYLSLSRFQEGSSEEIADALLALEIESKTANAPIQGVILDLRNNHGGLLSAAIDVADLFLTQGVITYTTGQATQHQKQYLATERELITEIPLIILINQQSASAAEIVAGALQDHQRALIVGENSYGKGSVQYAVPLNNGDAIRYTIARYYTPEGKSIQDEGITPDIFIPDLKVSPKTDKNGIDKRSHSHEDHFTQQKRYLLENDYPLYESILLLEGITRYPQLNSAKENRDI, encoded by the coding sequence ATGAAAAGAGCGCTCTCATCTACACTTCTTCTCTCAACGCTTCTTTCGGCAAGCTTCATACCCTATGCTTATGCAGAGGAGGAAGCAGCGGTTGAGGTACTTCCGATTACAATCATTAGCACTCCAGATAACGATAAGCCCAAAGAGAAACATTCCCCTGTCAACACTTCTGCTCAAAAGAGTCATGAAACGATCGATCTTATCTCAACGCCGGCAGAGCCCTCTATCCCCGTAGATGATCTGCGTCGCTTTATCGAAGTCTTTGATGAGCTAAAACGCAACTATGTCGATGAGTTGAGCGATGCCACCCTCATTCAAAATGCCATTATGGGGATGTTAAGTAACCTCGATCCTCACTCAAAATATTATAGTGCCGAACAATTTCAAAAGATCAAAAATGAGACCTCCGGCAAAGAGAGCAGTATCGGTATCACCCTTCGCGCTGAGAGTCGAGAAGATCAATCTAAAGGGGCTATGATCATCAAGACGATTGCTCCCAATAGTCCAGCAGAAAAAGCAGGATTGCAGATTGGCGATCGCATCGTCACAATCGATCAAACTCCGACAGATCAACTCTCAATAGCACAAGCGGAACAACTGCTACAAGGGGTAAAAGGTAGCACTGTTCAGCTAGAGTTCTTCCATAAAGGAGAGTTAAAAGAGCGCCAAATTGTCCGTGCCGATATTACCCTTCCTAGTCTGACAAAAGCGAGACGATATGGGCAATTTGCCTATCTCTCCTTAAGCCGTTTTCAAGAGGGGAGCAGTGAAGAGATTGCCGATGCCCTTCTCGCCCTTGAGATTGAATCTAAAACAGCAAATGCTCCTATTCAAGGGGTAATTCTCGATCTCCGTAATAATCATGGCGGACTTCTCTCCGCCGCCATCGATGTTGCTGATCTCTTCCTGACACAAGGTGTGATCACCTATACTACCGGTCAAGCAACTCAACATCAGAAGCAATATCTTGCCACTGAACGTGAGCTGATTACTGAAATACCACTCATTATTCTGATCAACCAACAGAGCGCCTCGGCGGCAGAGATTGTTGCCGGCGCACTTCAAGATCATCAAAGAGCATTAATCGTCGGGGAGAATAGCTATGGAAAAGGTTCCGTTCAATATGCCGTTCCCCTCAACAATGGCGATGCGATTCGCTATACCATCGCGCGCTACTACACCCCTGAAGGCAAGAGCATTCAAGATGAAGGGATTACCCCTGATATCTTCATCCCTGACCTTAAAGTCAGCCCTAAAACAGATAAAAATGGAATCGATAAAAGATCCCATTCGCACGAGGATCACTTCACACAGCAGAAGCGTTATCTCCTAGAGAATGATTATCCCCTCTACGAGAGTATTCTACTCCTCGAAGGGATCACACGCTATCCACAACTCAATAGTGCTAAAGAGAATAGAGATATATAG
- the uvrA gene encoding excinuclease ABC subunit UvrA, with amino-acid sequence MEDIIIQGARTHNLKDISLTLPRNKLVVITGLSGSGKSSLAFDTLYAEGQRRYVESLSSYARQFLSVMGKPDVDHISGLSPAISIEQKSTSHNPRSTVGTVTEIYDYLRLLFARIGTPHCPTHHLPLNAQTIPQMVDMTMALSEELRLMLIAPIVRNRKGEHIKLFEELKARGFLRVRVDGKTYEIDELPEINPKQHHDIDVVVDRFRVRDDIRIRLSESLETALDLTNGLAAIVDMKSEETLLQFSANYACPECGFTIAELEPRLFSFNNPEGACPTCDGLGVNQYFDPDRVIAEPSLSLASGAIRGWDKNSSYYFSMIESLGRHYGFNPETPFEALPKKIQKILLYGSGEEEIEFHYLSNRGQRSIRIHPFEGILNNLERRYHETDSQIVRESLTRFLAMRVCPDCEGSRLGPAAKNVLIEGEAIHNITALPINEALKWAEEVKLSGAKKEIADKIFKEIQERLGFLVNVGLDYLNLSRSAETLSGGEAQRIRLASQIGAGLMGVLYVLDEPSIGLHQRDNDRLLQTLFHLRDLGNTVIVVEHDEDAILAADYIVDIGPGAGVHGGSVVAAGPPQSVLKNKDSLTADYLSGRKKIEVPKERTPRDPKREIKLIGATGNNLKKVTASFPLGLLTCVTGVSGSGKSTLVNDTLYSAIARILNKNNSIEVAPYQKIEGLDQIDKIVNIDQSPIGRTPRSNPATYTGLFTPIREIFANTPEARARGYQPGRFSFNVKGGRCENCQGDGLIKVEMHFLPDVYVMCDECQGKRYNRETLDILYKGKSINDVLNMTVEEAYQFFDAIPVVHRRLETLMEVGLSYITLGQNATTLSGGEAQRVKLSRELSKRDTGKTVYILDEPTTGLHFHDIAQLLKVIHTLRDKGNTIIIIEHNLDVIKTADWLIDIGPEGGAKGGNIIFAGTPEEITQCKESYTGKYLKPLLEKK; translated from the coding sequence ATGGAAGATATAATTATTCAAGGTGCGCGTACGCACAATCTTAAAGATATTAGTTTAACCCTTCCCCGTAATAAACTTGTGGTCATTACAGGGCTATCTGGCTCTGGAAAATCATCACTTGCTTTCGATACACTCTACGCTGAAGGGCAACGTCGCTATGTGGAGTCACTCTCCTCTTATGCGAGACAATTCCTCTCGGTAATGGGAAAGCCTGATGTTGACCATATCTCAGGTCTATCGCCGGCGATCTCTATCGAGCAGAAATCAACATCCCACAATCCACGCTCAACAGTGGGAACGGTCACCGAGATCTACGACTATCTTCGTCTGCTCTTCGCCCGTATCGGTACGCCCCACTGCCCGACTCATCATCTCCCCCTCAATGCGCAGACCATTCCGCAGATGGTCGATATGACGATGGCGCTCTCTGAAGAACTTCGACTGATGTTGATAGCCCCTATTGTCCGTAATCGTAAGGGAGAGCATATTAAGCTCTTTGAAGAGCTTAAAGCACGAGGATTTCTGCGTGTTCGTGTCGATGGGAAAACCTATGAGATCGATGAGCTTCCAGAGATCAACCCCAAGCAGCATCACGATATCGATGTTGTTGTCGATCGCTTCCGCGTGCGAGATGATATTCGTATCCGTCTTTCAGAATCACTAGAGACGGCGCTCGATCTAACCAATGGTTTAGCGGCAATTGTCGATATGAAGAGTGAAGAGACTCTCCTACAATTTTCGGCTAACTATGCCTGCCCTGAATGTGGCTTTACCATTGCCGAGTTAGAACCGCGCCTCTTCTCTTTTAATAATCCAGAAGGCGCCTGTCCAACTTGTGATGGTTTAGGAGTTAATCAATATTTTGATCCTGATCGCGTTATTGCCGAACCTTCTCTATCATTAGCTAGTGGTGCTATTCGAGGCTGGGATAAAAATTCTAGCTACTACTTCTCCATGATCGAATCTTTAGGGAGACATTACGGCTTTAACCCAGAAACTCCTTTTGAAGCGCTTCCGAAAAAGATTCAGAAGATTCTGCTCTACGGATCGGGTGAGGAGGAGATAGAGTTCCATTATCTGAGTAATCGAGGACAACGCTCCATCCGCATCCATCCATTTGAGGGGATCTTAAATAATTTAGAGCGTCGTTACCATGAGACCGACTCACAAATTGTCCGTGAAAGTTTAACGCGATTTTTAGCGATGCGTGTCTGCCCTGACTGTGAAGGAAGTCGCCTAGGTCCTGCTGCGAAAAATGTTCTTATTGAAGGCGAAGCGATCCATAACATCACCGCCCTACCGATCAATGAGGCCTTAAAATGGGCTGAAGAGGTGAAGCTCTCGGGCGCTAAAAAAGAGATTGCCGATAAGATCTTTAAAGAGATTCAGGAACGACTCGGCTTTTTAGTCAATGTCGGACTCGACTATCTCAACCTCTCTCGTTCAGCAGAAACACTCTCTGGAGGTGAAGCGCAACGAATTCGTCTTGCCTCCCAAATTGGTGCCGGCTTAATGGGTGTTCTCTATGTGTTAGATGAACCCTCGATCGGTCTTCATCAACGAGATAATGATCGTCTCTTACAGACCCTCTTCCATCTGCGCGATCTTGGAAATACCGTCATTGTGGTAGAGCATGATGAAGATGCCATTTTAGCCGCGGATTATATTGTCGATATTGGCCCCGGTGCCGGCGTTCATGGAGGCTCTGTTGTTGCTGCAGGCCCCCCTCAATCGGTACTGAAAAATAAGGATTCTCTCACTGCCGATTATCTCTCTGGACGCAAGAAAATAGAGGTGCCGAAAGAGCGAACGCCACGAGATCCTAAGAGAGAGATCAAGCTGATTGGCGCAACAGGCAATAACCTCAAAAAAGTGACCGCCTCCTTCCCGCTCGGCCTTCTAACCTGTGTGACCGGCGTTTCAGGCTCAGGAAAATCAACCCTCGTGAATGATACGCTCTACAGCGCTATCGCCCGTATTTTGAATAAAAACAATAGCATCGAAGTTGCACCTTATCAGAAGATTGAAGGATTAGATCAGATCGACAAAATCGTCAACATCGATCAGAGCCCTATCGGCCGAACACCTCGATCCAATCCGGCGACCTATACCGGACTCTTCACCCCGATTCGAGAGATCTTCGCCAACACGCCAGAAGCACGCGCACGAGGCTATCAGCCAGGGCGTTTTAGCTTCAATGTGAAGGGAGGACGTTGTGAAAATTGTCAGGGAGATGGTCTTATCAAAGTTGAGATGCACTTCCTTCCCGATGTTTATGTCATGTGTGATGAGTGTCAAGGAAAGCGTTACAATCGCGAAACCCTCGATATTCTCTATAAAGGGAAATCGATCAATGATGTTCTCAATATGACAGTGGAAGAAGCGTATCAATTCTTCGATGCCATTCCAGTTGTTCATCGTCGACTCGAAACACTGATGGAAGTGGGTTTAAGTTATATCACCTTAGGTCAAAATGCGACAACACTCTCCGGCGGTGAGGCTCAACGAGTGAAACTCTCCCGAGAGCTCTCAAAACGAGATACTGGCAAAACGGTCTATATTCTCGACGAGCCAACAACTGGCCTGCACTTCCACGATATTGCACAGCTCCTTAAAGTGATTCATACCTTACGTGATAAAGGGAATACCATCATTATTATCGAGCACAATCTCGATGTTATTAAGACAGCAGATTGGCTCATCGATATCGGTCCAGAAGGGGGCGCGAAAGGGGGCAATATCATCTTTGCCGGCACTCCCGAAGAGATTACCCAATGTAAAGAGAGCTACACCGGCAAATATCTTAAACCGCTTTTAGAGAAAAAATAG
- a CDS encoding FeoA family protein, with the protein MTTMKMLSLDQVNINEPVMIKQLNTPEPSYRHKLLAMGVTPGCEVTVIRTAPLGDPIQVMIRGFQLCLRKKEAASIIVEKRAQ; encoded by the coding sequence ATGACAACTATGAAAATGCTCTCTCTCGATCAGGTCAATATCAATGAACCGGTGATGATTAAACAACTCAATACGCCGGAACCGAGCTATCGTCATAAATTGCTCGCGATGGGCGTTACCCCTGGTTGTGAAGTAACGGTGATTCGAACAGCGCCATTAGGTGATCCGATTCAAGTGATGATTCGAGGTTTTCAACTCTGCCTACGCAAAAAAGAAGCTGCTTCCATTATTGTTGAGAAGAGAGCGCAATAG
- the feoB gene encoding Fe(2+) transporter permease subunit FeoB, with protein sequence MKRTIALLGNPNCGKTTLFNALTGSQQKVANWPGVTVDKKSGFFTINDQQIDVIDLPGTYSFENSEDDTSQDELVVRNYLLNAKETLIINVIDASNLQRSLYLTFQLLDLKQPMMIVLNMMDVAKLEGIEIYTSLLQEKLHCPVVAISARKNQGIEELKKMILAYEPGPYLDHEETFQTQGPSVIDAIQKELNPLPSDSALKQLSPWLLLETIKGNYQDPRFLPQEKRTIEAIRNNIEALSDCELDIILASSRYEAIDTLAKSVIKTSGVASGKLTYKIDEWALGRWSGIPIFLLTMFLMFAIAINVGSAFIDFFEILFDAIFVSGLASLLSTLHAPEWVITFFANGIGEGIKTVASFIPVLTMMFLCLSLLEDSGYMARAAMVVDRGMRAIGLPGKAFVPMLVGFGCNIPAIMGTRTLESERDRLMSIMMIPFMSCGARLPVYALFAVIFFPGNIGMIVYLLYLLGIAVAILTGLALKFSILKGPNTPFIMELPAYHIPTFKGIILTTWERLKSFILRAGKAIIIVVTVLGLLNNIGSDGSFGNANSEKSLLSHVGQSITPAFEPMGLTQENWPATVGIFTGIFAKESVIGTLNSLYSHNEEHEEFQFWPQVQEAFASIPENLAELPALLLDPLGINQQVADGEIESIQEANDVDDTTISEIERYFTSSASVIAYLIFILLYTPCVAALGAVYREAGIRWTLLVASWTFIIGWILATGYFQLHLLFTEGGVTPIIWLGSLLVALFALFLLLRYMGKKEIFTESKEFIQKSHKNGKKGSCCQ encoded by the coding sequence ATGAAACGTACCATTGCCCTACTTGGAAATCCAAACTGTGGAAAAACGACCCTCTTTAATGCTCTGACCGGCAGTCAACAGAAAGTTGCTAACTGGCCTGGGGTCACTGTCGATAAGAAGAGTGGCTTCTTTACAATCAATGATCAACAGATCGATGTGATCGATCTTCCCGGCACCTACTCTTTTGAAAATAGTGAAGATGATACCTCTCAAGATGAATTGGTGGTCAGAAATTATCTTCTCAATGCAAAAGAGACACTGATCATCAATGTGATCGATGCTTCTAACTTACAACGAAGCCTCTATCTCACCTTTCAGTTACTCGATCTAAAACAGCCTATGATGATTGTCCTCAATATGATGGATGTCGCAAAATTGGAAGGGATCGAGATCTATACTTCACTTTTACAAGAGAAACTCCATTGCCCTGTCGTAGCGATCTCCGCCCGTAAAAATCAGGGGATCGAAGAACTTAAAAAGATGATCCTCGCCTATGAGCCGGGACCTTATCTCGATCATGAAGAGACCTTTCAGACACAAGGCCCGAGCGTGATCGATGCGATCCAGAAGGAACTCAATCCTCTCCCCTCAGATTCAGCACTTAAACAACTCTCTCCCTGGCTTCTCCTAGAGACAATCAAAGGTAATTATCAAGATCCACGCTTTCTCCCTCAAGAGAAGAGAACGATTGAAGCCATACGAAACAATATTGAAGCACTCTCCGATTGTGAGCTCGATATTATTCTCGCTAGTAGCCGCTACGAAGCGATCGATACCTTGGCAAAATCGGTCATTAAGACCAGTGGCGTTGCTAGTGGTAAGCTCACCTATAAGATCGATGAGTGGGCATTAGGACGATGGAGTGGTATCCCCATCTTTCTCTTAACTATGTTCTTAATGTTTGCCATTGCTATCAATGTGGGCTCCGCATTTATCGACTTTTTTGAGATTCTCTTTGATGCTATCTTCGTCAGTGGGCTTGCTTCCCTTCTCTCCACACTACATGCGCCTGAGTGGGTTATCACCTTCTTTGCAAATGGCATTGGCGAAGGGATTAAAACGGTCGCGAGCTTTATTCCTGTTTTAACGATGATGTTTCTCTGCCTCTCACTGCTTGAGGACTCAGGCTATATGGCACGCGCCGCAATGGTAGTCGATCGTGGTATGAGGGCGATTGGCCTCCCGGGAAAAGCCTTTGTGCCGATGCTTGTAGGCTTTGGCTGTAATATTCCGGCAATTATGGGAACACGCACCTTAGAGAGTGAACGCGATCGCCTGATGTCTATTATGATGATCCCCTTTATGTCGTGTGGCGCAAGATTACCTGTTTATGCGCTCTTTGCCGTCATCTTCTTCCCCGGCAATATTGGGATGATTGTCTATCTTCTCTATCTCTTAGGGATTGCTGTCGCGATTCTGACAGGACTTGCCCTAAAATTCTCTATCCTAAAAGGTCCCAACACCCCTTTTATTATGGAACTTCCGGCTTACCATATCCCCACCTTTAAAGGAATTATCTTAACCACATGGGAACGATTAAAGAGCTTCATCCTGCGTGCCGGTAAAGCGATTATTATTGTCGTAACCGTTTTAGGATTACTCAATAATATTGGTAGTGATGGGAGCTTTGGAAATGCCAATAGTGAAAAATCACTCCTCTCCCATGTGGGGCAATCCATTACTCCGGCATTTGAACCAATGGGGCTAACGCAAGAGAATTGGCCGGCAACAGTCGGAATTTTTACCGGCATCTTTGCTAAAGAATCAGTTATCGGAACACTCAATTCGCTCTACTCACACAATGAAGAGCATGAAGAGTTTCAATTTTGGCCACAAGTGCAAGAAGCTTTTGCCTCAATTCCGGAAAATCTTGCAGAATTACCCGCATTGCTACTCGATCCTCTCGGCATTAATCAACAAGTCGCTGATGGGGAGATCGAATCTATTCAAGAAGCCAATGATGTGGATGATACAACCATCTCAGAAATTGAGCGCTACTTCACCTCCTCAGCATCGGTGATCGCTTACCTTATCTTTATTCTCCTCTATACCCCTTGCGTTGCAGCACTCGGTGCAGTCTATCGAGAAGCTGGCATTCGCTGGACGCTCTTAGTTGCGAGCTGGACCTTTATCATTGGCTGGATCCTAGCAACCGGTTATTTCCAACTCCATCTTCTCTTCACTGAAGGGGGCGTTACACCTATTATTTGGTTAGGATCGCTCCTTGTCGCACTTTTTGCGCTCTTCCTCTTACTGCGTTATATGGGGAAAAAGGAGATCTTTACAGAGAGTAAAGAGTTTATTCAAAAGAGCCATAAAAATGGGAAAAAAGGGAGTTGCTGCCAATGA
- a CDS encoding FeoC-like transcriptional regulator, with protein MILLEMKAYIEKRGEVPLTHLAHSFNLDPDTAEMMMTQWIKRGVVEKLENQPCPSLDTQSLCGGCSGNCHTSSLIHQSIGTRQVIYRMKRS; from the coding sequence ATGATCCTCCTAGAGATGAAAGCTTATATCGAAAAGCGAGGTGAGGTGCCATTAACGCACCTTGCCCACTCGTTTAATCTCGATCCTGATACAGCAGAGATGATGATGACGCAATGGATTAAGAGGGGCGTCGTTGAAAAACTCGAGAACCAACCTTGCCCTAGCCTCGATACTCAATCTCTGTGTGGTGGATGCTCCGGCAACTGCCATACCTCCTCCCTCATTCATCAATCTATCGGCACTCGGCAGGTGATTTATCGGATGAAGCGATCATAA